The following are encoded in a window of Streptococcus pasteurianus genomic DNA:
- a CDS encoding PcsB-like coiled-coil domain-containing protein translates to MKKRILSAVLVSGVTLGTAAATVNADDYDTQIAAQDAVISNLTSEQAAAQSQVAVLQEQVTSLQSQQADLEAQNAQLEAESQKLSEEIQALSSKIVARNESLKKQARSAQKTNTATSYINTILNSKSISDAINRVAAVREVVSANEKMLEQQEADKAVIEQKQAENQAAINTVAANKATIEQNQAALATQQAELEAAQLNLSAQLATAEDVKASLVAQKEAAEQAAEEAAAAQAAAEAQAAAEAQAQAASVTQAQQSVENGTATVDTTTDTSSQDSTAASTTTEDTSSTQQAATVTPTTTTNTSSSSSSSGSSSSSSSSNSSSSSSSSSSSSNSSSSSSSSSSVNTYPVGQCTWGVKSLASWVGNNWGNANQWIASAQAAGHSVGTTPQVGAVAVWPYDGGGYGHVAYVTAVQSSTNIQVMEANYAGNSSIGNYRGWFNPASSTWGGGTVYYIYQ, encoded by the coding sequence ATGAAAAAAAGAATTTTATCAGCTGTTCTTGTTAGTGGTGTAACACTTGGAACCGCAGCTGCCACAGTAAATGCGGATGATTATGATACACAAATCGCTGCACAAGATGCAGTCATCAGTAATCTTACATCTGAGCAAGCAGCTGCTCAAAGTCAAGTTGCTGTTCTTCAAGAACAAGTGACTTCACTTCAATCACAACAAGCTGACTTGGAAGCGCAAAATGCTCAACTCGAAGCAGAATCTCAAAAATTGAGTGAAGAGATTCAAGCTCTTTCAAGCAAGATTGTTGCTCGTAATGAATCTTTGAAAAAACAAGCCCGTAGCGCTCAAAAAACTAACACAGCTACAAGCTACATTAATACTATCTTGAATTCTAAATCAATTTCAGATGCTATTAATCGTGTAGCTGCTGTTCGTGAAGTTGTTTCTGCAAACGAAAAAATGTTGGAACAACAAGAAGCAGATAAAGCTGTTATCGAACAAAAACAAGCTGAAAACCAAGCAGCTATCAATACAGTAGCTGCTAATAAAGCAACTATTGAACAAAACCAAGCAGCTTTGGCAACTCAACAAGCTGAATTGGAAGCAGCTCAATTGAATTTGTCAGCTCAATTGGCAACTGCAGAAGATGTAAAAGCAAGCTTAGTGGCTCAAAAAGAAGCAGCTGAACAAGCAGCAGAAGAAGCAGCTGCAGCACAGGCAGCTGCAGAAGCACAGGCAGCTGCAGAAGCACAGGCACAAGCTGCATCTGTAACACAAGCACAACAATCAGTTGAAAATGGTACAGCTACCGTTGATACTACAACGGATACTTCATCACAAGATTCGACTGCTGCATCTACAACAACTGAAGATACCTCTTCAACTCAACAAGCTGCTACAGTTACTCCAACTACTACAACAAATACATCAAGTAGCTCATCATCTTCAGGTTCTTCATCATCAAGCAGTTCAAGTAACTCATCTTCAAGTTCTTCGTCATCAAGCAGTTCAAGTAACTCATCTTCAAGTTCTTCATCATCAAGCTCAGTGAACACTTATCCTGTTGGTCAATGTACTTGGGGTGTTAAATCACTTGCTTCATGGGTTGGAAACAACTGGGGTAATGCAAATCAATGGATTGCTAGTGCACAGGCTGCAGGTCATTCTGTAGGTACTACACCACAAGTTGGTGCGGTTGCTGTATGGCCTTATGATGGTGGTGGATATGGACACGTTGCATATGTAACTGCAGTTCAAAGTTCTACGAATATCCAAGTCATGGAAGCTAACTATGCTGGTAACTCATCTATTGGTAACTACCGTGGATGGTTTAACCCAGCTTCATCAACTTGGGGTGGCGGTACTGTTTACTACATCTATCAATAA
- a CDS encoding ribose-phosphate diphosphokinase, whose amino-acid sequence MSYSDLKLFALSSNKELAEKVASAMGIELGKSTVRQFSDGEIQVNIEESIRGHHVFILQSTSSPVNDNLMEILIMVDALKRASAEKISVVIPYYGYARQDRKARSREPITSKLVANMLEVAGVDRLLTVDLHAAQIQGFFDIPVDHLMGAPLIADYFDRHGLVGDDVVVVSPDHGGVTRARKLAQFLQTPIAIIDKRRSVTKMNTSEVMNIIGNVKGKKCILIDDMIDTAGTICHAADALAEAGATAVYASCTHPVLSGPALENIEKSAIQKLVVLDTIYLSEERLIDKIEQISIAELIAEAITRIHEKRPLSPLFEMGTAK is encoded by the coding sequence ATGTCTTATTCTGATTTAAAATTGTTTGCCTTGTCGTCAAACAAAGAATTAGCAGAAAAAGTTGCTTCGGCTATGGGTATTGAACTTGGAAAATCGACTGTTCGTCAATTTTCTGATGGTGAAATCCAAGTCAACATTGAAGAATCAATTCGTGGACACCATGTCTTTATTTTGCAGTCAACTAGCTCACCAGTTAATGATAATTTGATGGAAATCTTGATTATGGTTGATGCGCTTAAACGTGCTAGTGCTGAAAAAATTAGTGTGGTTATCCCTTACTATGGTTACGCTCGTCAGGACCGTAAAGCTCGTTCGCGTGAACCGATTACTTCTAAATTAGTAGCTAATATGCTTGAAGTTGCAGGAGTTGATCGTCTTTTGACTGTTGATTTGCATGCCGCTCAAATTCAAGGGTTCTTTGATATTCCAGTCGATCATTTGATGGGTGCTCCATTGATCGCTGATTACTTTGATCGTCATGGATTGGTTGGAGACGATGTTGTTGTCGTTAGTCCTGACCATGGTGGTGTGACACGTGCTCGTAAATTGGCACAATTCCTCCAAACACCGATTGCTATCATTGATAAACGTCGTAGTGTTACTAAAATGAATACCAGTGAAGTTATGAACATCATTGGTAATGTTAAAGGTAAAAAATGTATCTTGATTGATGATATGATTGATACAGCAGGTACTATTTGTCATGCAGCGGATGCTCTTGCTGAAGCTGGTGCAACAGCAGTATATGCATCATGTACTCACCCTGTTCTTTCTGGTCCTGCACTTGAAAATATTGAAAAATCAGCTATTCAAAAGTTGGTTGTTTTGGATACTATCTATCTTTCAGAAGAACGTTTGATTGATAAAATTGAACAAATCTCAATTGCTGAATTAATCGCTGAAGCAATTACTCGTATTCACGAAAAACGTCCTTTGTCACCATTATTTGAAATGGGGACTGCTAAATAA
- a CDS encoding pyridoxal phosphate-dependent aminotransferase encodes MSLTNRFNKNLDKIEVSLIRQFDQSISDVPGIMKLTLGEPDFTTPNHVKEAAKAAIDANQSHYTGMAGLSTLRQAAADFVKSKYNLSYNPDNEILVTIGATEALSATLTAILEPGDTVLLPAPAYPGYEPIANLVGAEIVEIDTTANDFVLTPEMLEKAILEQGDNLKAVLLNYPTNPTGVTYSREQIKDLADVLKKYDVFVISDEVYSELTYNDESHVSIAEYLPEQTILINGLSKSHAMTGWRIGLIFAPAIFTAQLIKSHQYLVTAAATMAQFAAIEALSVGKDDALPMKVEYTKRRDYIIDKMSALGFKIIKPDGAFYIFAKIPAGYEQNSFKFCQDFAREKAVAFIPGVAFGKYGEGYLRLSYAASMETITTAMERLKEFMEEHAN; translated from the coding sequence ATGAGTTTAACAAACCGTTTTAATAAAAACTTAGATAAAATCGAAGTATCATTGATTCGTCAATTTGACCAATCAATTTCAGATGTGCCAGGGATTATGAAGTTAACTTTGGGTGAGCCTGATTTTACAACTCCTAATCATGTAAAAGAAGCTGCTAAAGCGGCTATTGATGCGAATCAATCACATTATACTGGTATGGCAGGGTTGTCAACGCTTCGCCAAGCTGCTGCAGATTTTGTGAAGTCAAAATACAATTTGTCTTACAATCCTGACAATGAAATTTTGGTTACGATTGGTGCAACGGAAGCTTTGTCAGCAACTTTAACAGCGATTTTGGAACCAGGAGATACGGTTCTTTTGCCAGCACCAGCTTACCCTGGGTATGAGCCAATTGCAAATCTTGTTGGTGCTGAAATTGTTGAAATTGATACAACGGCAAATGATTTTGTATTGACACCAGAAATGCTTGAAAAAGCGATTTTGGAACAAGGTGATAACTTAAAAGCAGTTTTGCTTAATTATCCAACTAATCCAACTGGTGTGACTTATTCACGTGAGCAAATTAAGGATTTGGCCGATGTTCTTAAAAAATATGATGTTTTTGTCATCTCAGATGAAGTGTATTCCGAATTGACTTATAATGATGAATCGCATGTGTCAATTGCTGAATATCTTCCAGAGCAAACGATTTTGATTAATGGGCTTTCAAAATCTCATGCTATGACTGGTTGGCGAATTGGTTTGATTTTTGCACCAGCTATTTTCACGGCACAGTTGATTAAGAGTCACCAATATTTGGTAACAGCTGCTGCGACAATGGCTCAATTTGCTGCGATTGAAGCTCTTTCTGTTGGTAAAGATGATGCACTACCAATGAAAGTTGAATATACCAAACGTCGCGATTATATCATTGATAAGATGTCTGCTCTTGGCTTTAAGATTATTAAACCAGACGGTGCTTTTTATATTTTTGCGAAAATTCCTGCTGGTTATGAACAAAATTCGTTTAAGTTCTGTCAAGATTTTGCGCGTGAAAAAGCCGTTGCTTTCATTCCTGGTGTGGCTTTTGGTAAGTATGGTGAGGGTTATCTACGTCTTTCTTATGCGGCTAGCATGGAAACAATCACAACAGCGATGGAACGCTTGAAAGAATTTATGGAAGAACATGCAAACTAA
- the recO gene encoding DNA repair protein RecO encodes MQTKETYGLVLYNRNYREDDKLVKIFTETNGKHMFFVKHAGKSRFNSVIQPLTAAKFILKINDTGLSFIEDYKEVESFKEINADLFRLSYASYVTALADAAVPDGVADPQLFTFFNKTLSLMEEGLDYEILTNIFEIQLLERFGVSLNFHECAFCHRIGLPFDFSHKYSGLLCPEHYGKDDYRSHLDPNVLYLVDRFQAIHFDELKTISVKPEMKRKLRLFIDDIYDNYVGLRLKSKKFIDDLGTWGNIMK; translated from the coding sequence ATGCAAACTAAGGAAACTTATGGTCTTGTCCTCTATAATCGTAATTATCGTGAGGATGATAAGCTAGTCAAAATTTTTACAGAAACCAATGGGAAGCATATGTTTTTTGTTAAACATGCTGGTAAATCTCGGTTTAATTCTGTTATTCAGCCGTTAACGGCGGCAAAATTTATTTTAAAAATTAATGATACGGGTCTGTCCTTCATTGAAGATTATAAGGAAGTTGAGTCTTTTAAGGAAATTAATGCAGATTTGTTTAGATTGTCCTATGCTTCTTATGTGACAGCATTGGCAGATGCAGCTGTGCCAGACGGTGTGGCAGACCCCCAGTTGTTTACATTTTTTAATAAGACGCTTTCCTTAATGGAAGAGGGACTTGACTACGAAATTTTGACTAATATTTTTGAGATTCAACTTTTAGAACGATTTGGTGTTAGTCTTAATTTTCATGAATGTGCTTTTTGTCATCGGATTGGATTGCCCTTTGATTTTTCGCATAAATATTCTGGTCTACTTTGTCCAGAGCATTATGGTAAAGATGATTATCGTAGTCATCTTGATCCGAATGTGCTGTACCTGGTGGACCGATTTCAAGCCATTCATTTTGATGAATTAAAGACGATTTCAGTTAAGCCTGAGATGAAACGAAAATTGCGTTTATTTATTGATGATATTTATGATAATTATGTCGGTCTTCGTTTGAAAAGTAAAAAATTCATTGATGATTTAGGGACTTGGGGAAATATTATGAAATAA
- the plsX gene encoding phosphate acyltransferase PlsX, producing MTKIAVDAMGGDNAPKAIIEGVNRALAEFSDIEIQLYGDESKIKEYLTATERVSIIHTEEKINSDDEPAKAIRRKKKASMVLGANAVKEGTADAVISAGNTGALLAAGLFVVGRIKGIDRPGLMSTLPTLDGRGYDMLDLGANAENTPKHLHQYAILGSFYAKNVRDIAKPRVGLLNNGTEATKGDPLHKEAYALLAEDASLNFVGNVEARDLMNGVADVVVSDGFTGNAVLKTMEGTALNIMGGLKSSIKSGGLKAKLGALLLKESLYQLKDTMDYSSAGGAVLFGLKAPIVKCHGSSDAQAVYYTIRQVRTMLETNVVGQLVETFTPKD from the coding sequence ATGACAAAAATTGCTGTTGATGCTATGGGTGGCGACAATGCCCCTAAAGCTATTATCGAAGGAGTTAATCGTGCGTTAGCAGAATTCTCAGATATTGAAATTCAACTTTATGGAGATGAATCTAAGATAAAAGAGTATTTGACTGCAACAGAGCGTGTTTCAATTATTCATACAGAAGAAAAAATTAATTCAGATGATGAACCAGCTAAAGCTATTCGTCGTAAGAAGAAAGCTAGCATGGTACTTGGGGCTAATGCTGTAAAAGAAGGGACAGCAGACGCTGTCATTTCAGCAGGGAATACAGGTGCGCTCCTTGCGGCAGGACTGTTCGTTGTTGGGCGTATTAAAGGTATTGACCGTCCAGGGCTTATGTCCACTTTGCCAACACTTGATGGTAGAGGGTATGATATGTTGGACCTTGGGGCTAATGCTGAGAATACCCCTAAACATTTACATCAGTATGCTATTTTAGGGTCGTTTTATGCAAAGAATGTTCGTGATATTGCTAAGCCACGTGTTGGTTTGCTTAATAACGGAACTGAGGCAACGAAAGGTGATCCACTTCATAAAGAAGCTTATGCGCTATTAGCAGAAGATGCTTCTTTGAACTTTGTCGGAAATGTTGAAGCGCGTGATTTGATGAATGGTGTTGCAGACGTTGTGGTATCGGATGGTTTCACGGGAAACGCTGTCTTAAAAACAATGGAAGGAACTGCCCTTAACATCATGGGAGGTTTGAAATCTTCTATTAAATCAGGTGGTTTGAAAGCAAAATTGGGAGCCCTTCTTTTGAAGGAGAGTTTATATCAATTAAAAGATACCATGGACTATTCAAGTGCAGGTGGTGCAGTTCTTTTTGGGCTTAAAGCGCCTATTGTGAAATGTCATGGTTCAAGCGATGCGCAAGCTGTTTACTATACAATCAGACAAGTTCGTACAATGTTAGAAACGAATGTGGTTGGTCAATTAGTAGAAACTTTCACACCAAAGGATTAA
- a CDS encoding acyl carrier protein, translating into MTKEAIFERICFIIKEQLHKPELNITQTTTLHDDLGVDSITLTEFIINLEDEFHLEIPDEDVENMKCMGEMMEYFYNRVN; encoded by the coding sequence ATGACAAAAGAGGCTATTTTTGAAAGGATTTGTTTCATCATTAAGGAGCAATTGCATAAACCAGAGTTAAACATTACTCAAACGACAACTTTACATGATGATTTGGGAGTTGATTCGATTACCCTAACGGAATTTATTATCAATTTAGAAGATGAGTTTCATTTGGAAATTCCTGACGAAGATGTTGAAAATATGAAATGTATGGGAGAAATGATGGAATATTTCTATAATCGCGTAAATTAA
- the purC gene encoding phosphoribosylaminoimidazolesuccinocarboxamide synthase, protein MSRQLIYTGKAKDIYTTSEDENLIISVYKDQATMLNGARKETIKGKGILNNQISSLIFTKLNEAGVATHFVKQLSETEQLNKKVDIVPLEVVLRNVTAGSFSKRFGVEEGIKLDTPIVEFYYKNDDLDDPFINDEHVKFLGIASDEDIAYIKAETRRINDLLKDWFIQIGLNLIDFKLEFGKDKDGKIILADEFSPDNCRLWDAEGHHMDKDVFRRDLGSLTDVYEVVLEKLKGLN, encoded by the coding sequence ATGTCACGACAACTTATTTATACGGGAAAAGCAAAAGATATTTACACTACATCAGAAGATGAGAATTTGATTATTTCAGTCTATAAAGACCAAGCGACAATGCTTAATGGTGCTCGTAAAGAGACTATTAAAGGTAAAGGCATTCTTAATAATCAAATCTCATCTTTAATTTTTACGAAATTGAATGAAGCAGGTGTGGCGACTCACTTTGTTAAACAATTGTCAGAAACCGAACAATTAAATAAAAAAGTTGATATTGTTCCACTTGAAGTTGTTTTGCGTAATGTTACTGCTGGTTCATTCTCAAAACGCTTTGGTGTTGAAGAAGGAATCAAATTAGATACTCCAATCGTTGAATTTTACTACAAAAATGATGATTTGGATGACCCATTTATCAATGATGAACACGTAAAATTCCTTGGTATTGCAAGTGATGAAGATATTGCTTATATTAAAGCAGAAACACGTCGTATTAATGACCTTTTGAAAGATTGGTTCATCCAAATTGGTCTTAATTTGATTGATTTCAAATTGGAATTTGGTAAAGACAAAGATGGCAAAATTATTCTTGCGGATGAATTTTCACCAGATAACTGCCGTCTTTGGGATGCTGAAGGTCATCACATGGATAAAGATGTTTTCCGTCGTGATTTAGGTAGTTTGACAGATGTTTACGAAGTTGTCCTTGAAAAACTCAAAGGGCTTAACTAA
- a CDS encoding phosphoribosylformylglycinamidine synthase, whose product MNKRIFVEKKSNFNIKAQALVKELKHNLQLTSLTDLRIIQVYDVFNLADSLFERAEKHIFSEQVTDNILAESDVVAELSNYAFFAIESLPGQFDQRAASSQEALLLLGSSNDVTVNTAQLYLVNKDIDTAELDAVKNYLLNPVDSRFKDITTGIAPQAFSESDKTIPNLDFFKTYTAAEFADYKAEQGLAMEVDDLVFIQEYFKSIGRVPTETELKVLDTYWSDHCRHTTFETELKHIDFSASKFQKQLQATYDKYIAMRDELGRSEKPQTLMDMATIFGRYERANGRLDDMEVSDEINACSVEIEVDVNGVKEPWLLMFKNETHNHPTEIEPFGGAATCIGGAIRDPLSGRSYVYQAMRISGAGDITTPISETRLGKLPQQVISKTAAHGYSSYGNQIGLATTYVKEYFHPGFVAKRMELGAVVGAAPKGNVVREKPEAGDVVILLGGKTGRDGVGGATGSSKVQTVESVETAGAEVQKGNAIEERKIQRLFRNGNVTRLIKKSNDFGAGGVCVAIGELADGLEIDLNKVPLKYQGLNGTEIAISESQERMAVVVRPKDVEVFVAECHKENIDAVVVATVTEKPNLVMTWNGQTIVDIERRFLDTNGVRVVVDANVVDSQVDMPEQRTTSAATLESDTVNVLSDLNHASQKGLQTIFDSSVGRSTVNHPIGGRYQITPTESSVQKLPVQNGVTTTTSVMAQGFNPYIAEWSPYHGAAYAVIEATARLVATGANWSKARFSYQEYFQRMDKQAERFGQPVSALLGSIEAQLQLGLPSIGGKDSMSGTFEELTVPPTLVAFGVTTAESRKVLSPEFKAADEYIYYIPGQAISQEIDFDLIKANFAKFETIQKAHHITSASAVKYGGVIESLALAAFGNHIGAKVELAELATSLTAQLGGFIFTSTEEIAEVSKIGETTADFTLAVNGVNLAGDKLLSAFEGKLEDVYPTEFEQSTKLEDVPAVVSDAVIKASEKVAEPLVYIPVFPGTNSEYDSAKAFEQAGAKVNLVPFVTLDEAAIEASVDTMVDNISKANIIFFAGGFSAADEPDGSAKFIVNILLNQKVRAAIDSFIEKGGLIIGICNGFQALVKSGLLPYGNFEDATETSPTLFYNDANQHVAKMVETRIANTNSPWLAGVEVGDVHAIPVSHGEGKFVVTDEEFAELRDNGQIFSQYVDFDGKPSMDSKYNPNGSVNAIEGITSKNGQIIGKMGHSERYEDGLFQNIPGNKDQHLFRSAVEYFTKG is encoded by the coding sequence ATGAATAAACGAATTTTCGTTGAGAAAAAATCAAATTTTAACATTAAGGCTCAGGCGCTTGTTAAAGAACTCAAACACAATCTTCAATTAACAAGTTTGACTGATTTACGCATTATTCAAGTTTACGATGTTTTTAATTTGGCAGATTCGCTTTTCGAACGTGCTGAAAAACACATTTTTTCTGAACAAGTAACGGATAATATTTTGGCTGAGAGTGATGTGGTTGCTGAACTTTCTAACTATGCTTTCTTTGCTATTGAATCACTTCCAGGTCAATTTGACCAACGTGCAGCGTCATCACAAGAAGCATTGCTTCTTCTTGGCAGCAGTAATGATGTAACAGTTAATACGGCTCAACTTTATCTTGTTAACAAGGATATTGATACTGCTGAACTTGATGCAGTTAAGAACTATCTTCTTAATCCAGTAGATTCTCGTTTTAAAGATATTACAACAGGAATTGCGCCACAAGCATTTTCAGAATCAGACAAAACGATTCCAAATCTTGATTTCTTCAAGACTTATACAGCGGCTGAATTTGCTGATTATAAAGCTGAACAAGGTTTGGCGATGGAAGTTGATGACCTTGTCTTTATCCAAGAGTACTTCAAATCAATTGGACGCGTGCCAACGGAAACAGAATTGAAAGTTTTGGATACTTATTGGTCAGACCACTGCCGCCACACAACTTTCGAAACTGAGCTTAAACATATTGATTTCTCAGCGTCTAAATTTCAAAAACAATTACAGGCAACTTATGATAAATATATTGCTATGCGTGATGAACTTGGACGTTCTGAAAAGCCACAAACATTGATGGACATGGCGACAATCTTTGGTCGTTATGAACGTGCGAATGGTCGCTTGGACGATATGGAAGTATCAGACGAAATTAACGCATGTTCTGTTGAAATTGAAGTTGATGTGAACGGTGTTAAAGAACCATGGCTTTTGATGTTCAAGAATGAAACACACAATCACCCAACGGAAATTGAACCATTTGGTGGTGCCGCAACGTGTATCGGTGGTGCAATCCGCGACCCATTGTCAGGACGTTCTTATGTTTATCAAGCAATGCGTATTTCAGGTGCTGGTGATATTACAACACCAATTTCAGAAACACGTCTTGGTAAATTGCCACAACAAGTGATTTCTAAAACAGCGGCACATGGTTATTCTTCATATGGTAACCAAATCGGTCTTGCCACAACTTATGTTAAAGAATATTTCCACCCAGGCTTTGTCGCTAAACGTATGGAACTCGGTGCCGTTGTCGGTGCAGCTCCTAAAGGAAATGTTGTTCGTGAGAAACCAGAAGCTGGTGACGTGGTTATTCTTCTCGGTGGTAAAACTGGTCGTGACGGTGTCGGTGGTGCAACTGGTTCATCTAAAGTTCAAACGGTTGAATCTGTTGAAACAGCTGGTGCAGAAGTACAAAAAGGGAATGCCATTGAAGAACGTAAAATTCAACGTCTTTTCCGTAATGGTAATGTGACTCGCCTCATTAAAAAATCAAACGACTTTGGTGCTGGTGGTGTCTGTGTGGCAATTGGTGAATTAGCTGACGGTCTCGAAATTGACCTTAACAAAGTGCCTTTGAAATACCAAGGACTTAATGGAACTGAAATTGCCATTTCTGAATCACAAGAACGTATGGCTGTTGTGGTTCGTCCGAAAGATGTTGAGGTTTTCGTGGCAGAATGTCATAAAGAAAATATTGACGCGGTAGTGGTTGCCACAGTTACTGAAAAACCAAATCTTGTTATGACTTGGAATGGTCAAACAATCGTTGATATTGAACGTCGTTTCCTTGATACAAACGGTGTGCGCGTGGTGGTTGATGCTAATGTTGTTGACAGTCAAGTTGACATGCCAGAACAACGTACCACTTCAGCTGCGACACTTGAATCTGATACTGTAAATGTTCTTTCTGACCTTAATCACGCTAGTCAAAAAGGTTTACAAACTATCTTTGATAGCTCTGTTGGTCGTTCAACGGTTAATCATCCGATTGGTGGTCGTTATCAAATCACACCAACAGAAAGTTCAGTTCAAAAACTTCCTGTTCAAAACGGTGTAACAACAACAACGTCAGTTATGGCACAAGGGTTCAACCCTTATATTGCTGAATGGTCACCATATCATGGTGCAGCTTATGCTGTTATCGAAGCAACAGCACGTTTGGTGGCAACAGGTGCGAATTGGTCTAAAGCACGCTTCTCTTATCAAGAATATTTCCAACGTATGGATAAACAAGCTGAACGCTTTGGACAACCAGTCTCAGCCCTTCTTGGGTCAATCGAAGCGCAATTGCAACTTGGTCTACCATCAATCGGTGGTAAAGACTCAATGTCTGGTACATTTGAAGAATTGACAGTACCACCAACATTGGTTGCTTTTGGTGTGACAACAGCTGAAAGTCGTAAGGTTCTTTCGCCAGAATTTAAAGCAGCTGATGAATACATTTACTACATTCCAGGGCAAGCTATTTCACAAGAGATTGATTTTGATTTGATTAAAGCTAATTTTGCTAAATTTGAAACAATTCAAAAAGCACACCATATCACATCAGCTTCAGCTGTTAAATATGGTGGTGTGATTGAAAGCTTGGCACTTGCAGCTTTTGGTAACCATATCGGAGCTAAAGTAGAATTGGCAGAGCTTGCAACTAGCTTGACAGCACAACTCGGTGGTTTTATCTTTACATCTACTGAAGAAATTGCTGAAGTTAGCAAAATCGGTGAAACAACAGCTGACTTTACACTTGCTGTCAATGGTGTCAACCTTGCAGGAGATAAACTTTTGTCAGCCTTTGAGGGCAAACTTGAAGATGTTTATCCAACTGAATTTGAACAAAGTACAAAACTTGAAGATGTTCCAGCAGTTGTTTCAGATGCAGTGATTAAAGCAAGTGAAAAAGTTGCTGAACCATTGGTTTACATCCCAGTATTCCCTGGTACAAACTCAGAGTACGATTCAGCTAAAGCCTTTGAACAAGCAGGTGCAAAAGTTAACTTGGTACCATTTGTAACACTTGATGAAGCAGCTATTGAAGCATCTGTTGACACAATGGTTGACAATATCAGTAAAGCTAACATCATCTTCTTTGCAGGTGGTTTCTCAGCTGCTGATGAACCAGACGGTTCGGCTAAATTCATTGTCAATATCTTGTTGAACCAAAAAGTCCGCGCAGCTATTGACAGCTTTATTGAAAAAGGTGGTCTTATTATCGGTATCTGTAATGGATTCCAAGCCCTTGTGAAATCAGGTCTGCTTCCATACGGTAACTTTGAAGATGCGACTGAAACAAGTCCAACTCTTTTCTACAATGATGCTAATCAACACGTGGCGAAAATGGTTGAAACACGTATTGCCAATACGAATTCACCGTGGCTTGCAGGTGTTGAAGTGGGTGACGTTCATGCTATTCCAGTATCACATGGTGAAGGTAAATTCGTCGTAACAGATGAAGAATTTGCAGAACTTCGTGATAATGGACAAATCTTCAGCCAATACGTTGACTTTGACGGTAAACCAAGTATGGATTCTAAATACAATCCAAATGGCTCAGTAAATGCGATTGAAGGTATCACAAGCAAGAACGGTCAAATCATTGGTAAAATGGGACATTCAGAACGTTACGAAGACGGTCTTTTCCAAAATATTCCAGGAAATAAAGACCAACACTTGTTCCGTAGCGCTGTTGAATATTTTACTAAAGGGTAA